One Nostoc punctiforme PCC 73102 DNA window includes the following coding sequences:
- a CDS encoding HMA2 domain-containing protein has translation MAQSTKLQPSGGLQIVHVTTGRVRFRTTDSSLNSILDSIAQDLRSLEGVTEVAVNGQTGSLVVNFNEDKLSLPQILALKSDIEIQQPQASSDSPSKTDPFAAWKSPLFWKEQGVSLIPMMTGLAVTGGLGIHGWVSIPVYMIAADATRGVIGYLGSQVPTSEKNDGNNTSSAISELSKEECQSTIQQEKSTNNLKKASEVAAAAKIDYSVIHAISGRIRFHVPKIAQDRAYGRRLERIVKTDAEVTSVRMNFDAASIAIAYQSHDIPLSYWVSLMELALETNPPMQPITTANQPLQEVSQMNQITDATTSHQTSLNVSQTPEVINSTTASEINSELSSLWTNLKPPAMFFSLGIMANLPLET, from the coding sequence ATGGCACAGTCAACGAAGTTACAGCCCTCTGGTGGGTTGCAAATAGTTCATGTAACTACTGGGCGCGTGCGATTCCGCACCACTGACAGTAGTTTGAACTCAATATTAGACAGCATAGCTCAAGATTTACGCTCTTTAGAGGGAGTGACGGAAGTTGCTGTGAATGGGCAAACTGGCAGTTTGGTAGTTAATTTTAATGAAGACAAGCTCTCATTACCGCAAATTTTGGCGCTAAAATCCGATATTGAGATCCAACAGCCGCAAGCTTCATCTGATTCACCTAGCAAAACCGATCCCTTTGCAGCTTGGAAATCGCCTTTATTTTGGAAAGAGCAGGGTGTTTCCTTAATTCCGATGATGACAGGCTTGGCGGTAACAGGAGGGTTAGGAATTCATGGCTGGGTATCGATTCCAGTTTATATGATTGCGGCGGATGCAACCCGTGGTGTAATTGGTTATCTTGGCTCTCAAGTTCCGACATCAGAAAAAAACGACGGTAATAATACCAGTTCTGCGATATCGGAATTATCAAAAGAGGAATGCCAATCTACTATCCAACAAGAAAAGTCAACAAATAATCTTAAGAAGGCTAGCGAGGTGGCAGCAGCTGCAAAGATTGACTATAGCGTAATCCATGCAATTAGCGGACGTATTCGCTTCCATGTGCCAAAAATCGCTCAAGATCGAGCTTATGGGCGGCGACTTGAGAGAATAGTGAAAACCGATGCTGAAGTTACAAGTGTGCGGATGAATTTTGATGCAGCATCGATCGCGATCGCTTATCAGTCTCATGATATTCCATTATCTTATTGGGTGAGTTTGATGGAATTAGCGTTGGAGACAAACCCACCAATGCAGCCAATTACAACGGCTAACCAACCCCTCCAAGAAGTTAGTCAGATGAATCAAATTACAGACGCAACAACGTCACATCAAACAAGTTTAAATGTTAGTCAGACTCCTGAAGTTATCAACTCAACAACAGCAAGCGAAATAAATTCAGAGTTATCCAGTTTGTGGACTAACTTAAAACCGCCTGCGATGTTTTTCTCATTAGGCATTATGGCGAACTTACCCTTGGAAACCTAA
- a CDS encoding ABC transporter ATP-binding protein: MIEVEHLSKIYGSTPAITDVTFSVEPGEILGLLGPNGAGKTTTMRILAGYLPATNGNARIAGYDVHENSLAVRQRIGYLPETPPLYPDMTVEGFLHFVAQIKGVPAGDRPNKVTAAIKRCNLEDKRRVIIRKLSKGYRQRVGIAQAIVHDPPAIILDEPTVGLDPRQIIEVRNLIKSLAGTHTIILSTHILPEVSMTCSRVAIINRGKVVATNTPENLMTQLTGGSGYELEIEGEAALAKQVLQNVAGVSLIESIPTAGGHHPQANRAYLRVISQPGKEPGKDIVATLVRAGFGLHELRRVNATLEDVFLQLTTEEKNFETEVDLAADNEGEAA, from the coding sequence ATGATCGAAGTTGAGCATTTAAGTAAAATATACGGTTCCACCCCAGCGATTACTGATGTTACTTTTAGTGTCGAACCTGGGGAGATTTTAGGGCTTCTGGGGCCAAATGGCGCTGGTAAAACTACAACCATGCGGATTCTGGCAGGTTATTTACCAGCAACAAATGGGAATGCCCGCATTGCTGGTTATGATGTCCATGAAAATTCTCTAGCGGTACGCCAACGAATTGGTTATTTACCCGAAACACCGCCGTTATATCCAGACATGACTGTGGAGGGATTTTTGCATTTTGTTGCCCAGATTAAGGGAGTTCCAGCAGGCGATCGCCCCAACAAGGTAACAGCCGCTATCAAACGCTGCAACTTAGAAGATAAGCGGCGGGTAATTATTCGCAAACTCTCTAAAGGATATCGCCAACGTGTAGGAATTGCTCAAGCGATCGTTCACGATCCACCAGCGATCATTCTCGATGAACCCACCGTTGGACTCGATCCCCGACAAATAATTGAGGTACGGAATTTAATTAAAAGCCTCGCTGGGACTCATACAATTATTCTTTCGACGCACATTCTGCCAGAAGTGAGCATGACTTGTAGCCGCGTCGCTATTATTAATCGCGGCAAAGTTGTGGCAACTAATACACCAGAAAACCTGATGACTCAGTTGACAGGCGGTTCCGGGTATGAGTTGGAAATAGAAGGAGAAGCTGCCCTAGCGAAACAGGTATTGCAAAATGTCGCGGGTGTGAGTCTGATCGAATCAATTCCCACCGCCGGAGGTCATCACCCACAAGCAAATCGCGCTTACCTGCGGGTGATATCGCAACCGGGAAAAGAACCAGGAAAGGATATTGTTGCAACCTTGGTGCGTGCAGGCTTTGGTTTACATGAACTGCGGCGAGTTAACGCTACCTTAGAAGATGTGTTTTTGCAACTGACCACAGAAGAAAAGAATTTCGAGACTGAGGTAGACTTAGCAGCAGACAACGAAGGAGAGGCAGCGTAA
- a CDS encoding ABC transporter permease: protein MGVVLSNIIAIYRRELQSYFVSPLAYAIAGIFWFIAGLFFVMILLGPDGILLGVAAIDAQGQQLGVPTPPIDVPYEFVRAFLDRMGWLLLFILPILSMGLYAEERKRGTLELLATSPITNWAVAVGKLLGVLTFFITMVVPMLVFEAIAISGSNPPMALSIPLLGHFGLILLAAAILSVGMFISSLTDSTILSAVLTFAVILLLLLIDLIAKIVPGPVGEALGYLSLLKHYNTLTQGIFDTSALILFASYIFLGIFLTAQSIDALRFQRQ from the coding sequence ATGGGTGTAGTTCTGAGTAATATTATTGCCATTTATCGCCGAGAGTTACAGAGTTATTTTGTATCACCTTTGGCTTATGCGATCGCAGGCATATTTTGGTTCATCGCCGGGTTATTCTTCGTGATGATTTTGCTAGGGCCAGATGGCATTTTGCTAGGAGTGGCGGCAATAGATGCACAAGGTCAACAACTCGGAGTGCCAACACCACCGATAGATGTCCCCTACGAATTTGTTCGAGCATTTTTGGATCGTATGGGGTGGCTATTGTTGTTTATCTTGCCAATACTCTCGATGGGACTCTATGCCGAAGAACGCAAACGCGGCACTTTAGAACTATTAGCCACGTCACCAATCACCAATTGGGCGGTAGCAGTAGGTAAGTTATTAGGCGTGCTAACATTTTTTATCACAATGGTTGTACCCATGCTAGTGTTTGAAGCGATCGCCATTAGTGGATCAAATCCACCAATGGCGCTTTCAATTCCCTTGTTGGGTCATTTTGGATTAATCTTACTAGCAGCAGCAATATTATCTGTAGGAATGTTTATTTCTTCCTTAACAGACAGCACAATTTTGTCTGCCGTCCTCACGTTTGCAGTAATTTTATTATTGTTATTGATTGATTTAATCGCCAAAATTGTCCCTGGTCCAGTGGGTGAAGCTTTAGGTTATTTATCATTGTTGAAACATTACAACACCTTAACTCAAGGGATTTTTGATACCAGCGCCTTAATTTTATTTGCTAGTTACATTTTTTTAGGCATCTTTCTGACCGCTCAATCAATTGATGCACTGCGTTTTCAAAGGCAGTAG
- a CDS encoding GldG family protein, giving the protein MKIVAKKKLWKYLFWLGPFLIAVGLTVGLVSEQWGLIPLVFLIAGVVISGLGIIWQSYETNWWKRRSTQAGTNALVATLAVLAILGLINFLGTRYHLRADLTESQLFTLAPQSRELVSVLPQPVKVWVFDINQNPQDRELLENYQRQSSKFKYEYIDPQARPGLAEKFGVKDYGEVYLESGDKRQLVQTVNQNERLSEIRLTSRLQQLTNSTTAKVYLLQGHGERQLSAGKGAISQAVQGLGDKNFTTSPLNLGETSKVPEDASVVIVAGPKRGLFEGEVKALQEYLNRGGNLLLMIDPNTNPKLNSLLQEWGVRLDNRLAVDVSGESVVGLGPAAPLVTEYGQHPITKDFGNGNSFYPIARPLEITSVPGVQATPLLRTKPYPNSWAESDLQSEKLEFNADKDLKGPLTLGVALTRKQAAKSASTPQAAPTPSPLPSPTIQRKAPPASPASPALSTPTPSSTPSSQTATESRLVVLGNSDFATDGLFQQQLNGDVFLNSVTWLSQQDQQPLSIRPKEPKNRRITLTTTQGNLLILSSLLLLPLIGFAIAVIIWWKRR; this is encoded by the coding sequence ATGAAGATAGTTGCAAAGAAGAAACTGTGGAAATATCTATTTTGGTTGGGCCCGTTCCTAATTGCTGTCGGCTTAACAGTTGGGTTAGTTTCTGAACAGTGGGGACTAATTCCATTAGTATTTCTGATTGCGGGAGTTGTAATCAGTGGGTTGGGGATAATATGGCAAAGCTATGAGACTAACTGGTGGAAACGTCGTTCTACCCAAGCTGGGACTAATGCCCTAGTAGCAACTCTAGCAGTGTTGGCAATTTTGGGATTGATTAACTTTTTGGGGACTCGCTACCACTTGCGGGCAGACTTAACAGAAAGCCAATTGTTTACCCTTGCGCCCCAGTCACGAGAATTGGTGAGTGTTTTACCACAACCAGTTAAGGTGTGGGTGTTTGATATTAACCAAAATCCTCAAGACCGAGAATTACTAGAAAATTATCAGCGGCAAAGCTCAAAATTTAAATATGAATACATTGACCCCCAAGCTAGACCAGGACTTGCAGAAAAGTTTGGCGTTAAAGATTACGGGGAAGTTTATTTAGAATCTGGAGATAAACGGCAATTAGTACAAACAGTAAATCAAAATGAGCGGTTGTCAGAAATCAGATTAACTAGTCGCCTGCAACAACTAACAAATTCAACCACAGCTAAAGTTTACTTACTCCAAGGTCATGGCGAACGCCAACTTTCGGCTGGTAAAGGTGCAATATCACAAGCAGTTCAGGGATTAGGCGACAAAAATTTCACAACATCACCACTGAATTTAGGAGAAACTTCCAAAGTTCCTGAAGATGCGTCTGTTGTGATCGTAGCTGGCCCCAAGCGAGGGCTATTTGAAGGCGAAGTCAAAGCTTTGCAAGAGTATCTTAATCGCGGCGGTAACTTATTGCTGATGATCGATCCTAATACCAATCCCAAACTTAACAGCTTGTTACAAGAGTGGGGTGTTCGTCTGGATAATCGTTTAGCAGTCGATGTCTCTGGCGAAAGCGTCGTGGGACTTGGTCCTGCTGCACCCTTAGTCACAGAATACGGGCAACATCCGATTACCAAGGATTTCGGTAACGGCAATTCTTTTTATCCCATTGCCCGACCCCTGGAAATTACATCTGTACCTGGTGTTCAAGCTACTCCATTGCTACGAACCAAACCCTACCCGAACAGTTGGGCAGAAAGCGACCTCCAAAGCGAAAAATTGGAGTTTAATGCAGATAAAGACCTGAAAGGGCCTCTAACCTTGGGCGTAGCCTTAACAAGAAAACAAGCAGCTAAATCTGCTTCAACTCCCCAAGCTGCACCGACACCTTCACCCCTACCATCACCAACCATTCAAAGAAAAGCTCCCCCTGCTTCCCCTGCCTCCCCTGCCCTCTCTACTCCCACTCCTTCCTCAACTCCCTCATCGCAAACAGCCACCGAGTCAAGGTTAGTAGTTTTAGGAAATTCTGATTTCGCCACCGATGGCTTGTTTCAACAGCAATTAAATGGAGATGTATTCCTCAACTCAGTTACTTGGCTGAGTCAACAGGATCAGCAACCCCTTTCCATTCGCCCCAAAGAACCAAAAAACCGTCGGATAACCCTGACAACCACACAAGGCAATCTTTTAATATTGTCGTCTCTGTTGCTTTTACCTTTAATTGGGTTTGCGATCGCAGTTATTATTTGGTGGAAACGACGGTAA
- a CDS encoding DUF4340 domain-containing protein, translating to MKLPRTTLILILLALGLGGFVYFSEIRGATVREETKEENKQIFSFAADDVQSLTVKTKKLTLNLERNPESSSNPKWLIKSPVPGPANDAIVSYLMDLLVKGKSDRTLSTPPKELGQFALDEPPATINITLKNRQNHQLILGKANFNGRFLYAQADPAAKPDGNINVLLVSTDFANAVNRELSEWKQPVDNSQKLPPLTIPKPTPTNSK from the coding sequence ATGAAATTGCCGAGAACGACTTTAATTTTGATACTGCTAGCGCTGGGTTTAGGTGGTTTTGTTTACTTCTCTGAGATTCGGGGTGCGACTGTGCGAGAAGAAACCAAAGAGGAAAATAAGCAAATTTTCTCTTTTGCCGCCGATGATGTGCAATCTCTAACAGTTAAAACAAAAAAACTCACCCTGAATCTGGAACGTAATCCTGAATCTAGTAGTAACCCCAAGTGGTTAATAAAATCTCCAGTACCGGGCCCAGCAAATGACGCTATTGTTTCTTATTTGATGGATTTACTAGTCAAAGGTAAGAGCGATCGCACCTTATCAACTCCACCAAAAGAGCTTGGGCAATTTGCTTTAGATGAACCCCCAGCAACTATCAATATCACCTTAAAAAATCGGCAAAACCATCAGTTGATTTTGGGTAAAGCTAACTTTAACGGACGTTTCTTATATGCTCAAGCAGACCCTGCTGCTAAACCCGATGGAAATATAAACGTGCTGTTGGTATCTACAGATTTTGCAAATGCCGTGAATCGGGAATTATCAGAGTGGAAGCAACCTGTAGACAATAGTCAGAAACTTCCTCCGCTCACCATTCCTAAACCGACTCCGACAAACAGCAAATAA
- the purU gene encoding formyltetrahydrofolate deformylase produces the protein MTNPTATLLISCPDQRGLVAKFANFIYSNGGNIIHADQHTDFAAGLFLTRIEWQLEGFNLPREFIAPAFNAIAQPLSAKWEIRFSDTVPRIAIWVSRQDHCLFDLIWRQRAKEFVAEIPLIISNHANLKVVAEQFNIDFQHVPITKDNKSEQEAQQLELLRQYKIDLVVLAKYMQIVSADFINQFSQIINIHHSFLPAFIGANPYHRAFERGVKIIGATAHYATADLDAGPIIEQDVVRVSHRDEVDDLVRKGKDLERVVLARAVRSHLQNRVLVYGNRTVVFE, from the coding sequence ATGACAAATCCCACAGCAACATTGCTGATTTCCTGCCCAGATCAACGGGGACTAGTGGCGAAATTTGCCAATTTCATCTATTCTAACGGTGGTAATATTATCCATGCAGATCAGCATACAGACTTTGCTGCTGGCTTATTTCTCACCCGTATTGAATGGCAGCTAGAGGGGTTTAATTTGCCGCGTGAATTTATTGCCCCAGCTTTTAATGCGATCGCACAACCTCTTAGCGCTAAGTGGGAAATACGTTTTTCTGATACAGTACCACGCATTGCTATTTGGGTAAGTCGGCAAGACCATTGTCTATTTGATTTAATTTGGCGACAACGTGCTAAAGAATTTGTGGCTGAAATCCCTTTAATTATTAGTAATCATGCTAATTTAAAGGTAGTAGCAGAACAATTTAATATTGACTTTCAGCACGTTCCCATCACTAAAGACAATAAATCGGAGCAAGAAGCTCAACAACTAGAATTACTCCGCCAGTACAAAATAGATTTAGTTGTATTGGCAAAATATATGCAGATTGTTAGTGCAGATTTTATTAATCAATTTTCGCAAATTATTAATATTCATCACTCCTTTTTACCAGCTTTTATCGGTGCAAACCCCTATCACCGAGCTTTTGAACGCGGTGTTAAAATTATTGGTGCAACCGCTCATTATGCCACTGCTGATTTAGATGCAGGGCCAATTATTGAACAGGATGTAGTTCGAGTCAGTCACCGTGATGAAGTGGATGATTTAGTGAGAAAAGGCAAAGATTTGGAGAGAGTTGTATTAGCAAGAGCAGTGCGATCGCACTTACAAAATCGTGTATTAGTTTATGGTAATAGAACAGTAGTATTCGAGTGA
- a CDS encoding GNAT family N-acetyltransferase, producing the protein MKRSEIDLAITWAASEGWNPGKYDAESFYQTEKNGFLLGELNGEPVGCISAVAYDQHFGFLGFYIVKPQFRGQGLGMKIWKTAIDYLGADRNIGLDGVVAQQDNYKKSGFQIAYKNIRYQGVGGGVMPAGIIDLKTVPFEELVAYDCQLFPSKRPVFLRHWIEQPESTAFGFLKNGYLVGYGVIRPAYTGFRIGPLFANDEQIAEALFQALLAENPHAPVFFDVPDANVQAINLVQRYQFEPVFQTARMYTKEIPNLAIDRVFAVTSLELG; encoded by the coding sequence ATGAAAAGGTCGGAAATTGATTTGGCGATTACTTGGGCAGCAAGCGAAGGTTGGAATCCAGGAAAATATGATGCTGAATCTTTTTATCAAACTGAAAAGAACGGTTTTTTATTGGGCGAGTTGAATGGTGAGCCAGTGGGGTGTATTTCTGCTGTTGCTTACGATCAACACTTTGGCTTTCTAGGTTTTTATATTGTGAAACCCCAGTTTCGTGGGCAGGGGTTGGGTATGAAAATTTGGAAGACAGCAATCGACTATCTCGGTGCCGATCGTAACATTGGCTTGGATGGTGTAGTAGCTCAACAAGATAACTACAAAAAGTCTGGTTTCCAAATCGCTTATAAGAATATTCGTTATCAAGGGGTGGGTGGCGGTGTTATGCCTGCTGGTATCATCGACCTTAAAACAGTGCCTTTTGAAGAGTTGGTGGCTTACGATTGCCAACTTTTTCCTTCTAAGCGTCCAGTGTTTCTGCGACATTGGATTGAACAGCCAGAAAGTACTGCTTTCGGGTTTCTCAAAAATGGATATCTTGTTGGTTACGGAGTTATCCGGCCTGCCTATACAGGTTTTCGGATTGGGCCACTGTTTGCTAATGACGAACAGATTGCTGAAGCATTATTTCAAGCCTTGCTTGCAGAAAATCCTCATGCTCCAGTGTTTTTTGATGTACCCGATGCAAATGTACAAGCAATTAACCTAGTTCAACGTTACCAATTTGAGCCAGTCTTTCAAACTGCTCGGATGTACACTAAAGAAATTCCTAATTTAGCTATTGATCGCGTCTTTGCTGTGACAAGTTTGGAACTAGGATAG
- a CDS encoding dynamin family protein — protein MDTSLVSSQTVELLSQITGQKLTPKNLTPPVIFLANLVTVLLGVIFVDGTVAESEKQRLLTTLYRFSIPESDVRKLTHLMIKGVKENQVYKQVNNLLALAAPLSESEKLLLISFGYEMSAADSEIDTREKKYLDIVAKHLGIKPQHLVVLEAGFTHQINIEPIALNEVHFLLNPAQFQQLDIIFIKAASDMLAALPAKSEHKITKPHRNRSYGELKKFQEYRKQVDNCCYQLFQIIQDCTNRGFLPHTLIEEVEEISQKVKFQQFRLAVLGEFSQGKSTLLNALLGEEIQPVREIPCSGMVTVLKYGTQKRVVCRYKDGREEEIPFEQYQLKATISEDAALGCLSDELAHDEIDEIVFEHPDLELCSSGVEIIDSPGLNEHPDRTAITQKVLKDTDAVIFLTNASRSLTQLERDLLQDVRTQLNHGKENEPANNLFVVGNFIDLVRTEKGREQVQQRIERFVKGQNPIVTGENRVHFISAQAALDAILQGTEDDYLKDFQNFTRSIEKFLTFDSGIVKIKHSISQINRVVEKGLDGLYQSQDTLDRKIQISEAEKHKVLEKIGEASGRDVRIRILADQLIYLVFEQIAESWDEWREGLGDRLANKSQRWYSEHSPVFSQDKLIRDYTNQFIRDLSTEIDEWGNTKLKEVILQENLKHLDISIAYELDAIQGEFNSLDENIQTNFSKQLKISINGINDDFTGMGGFGGGVGIGGALAAGLIVFTGLGFIAVIVASVAAAIAGSFGFGMLDFDGIKDQIKGKVFELGFEKFDESMDKISEKLDEIVGSVFENRVKSSSRVIAEAIALYENLLEQQEKVHNETLEQRESEKMWIYQKRQELEQIHNELEVILNKCTIV, from the coding sequence ATGGATACTTCACTAGTTAGCTCTCAGACTGTTGAGCTATTGTCGCAGATTACCGGGCAAAAACTGACTCCAAAAAATCTCACGCCACCCGTTATTTTTCTGGCAAATTTAGTCACGGTGCTGCTGGGAGTGATATTTGTAGATGGCACAGTAGCAGAGTCAGAAAAGCAACGTTTACTAACAACCCTTTATCGATTTAGTATTCCAGAAAGTGATGTGCGTAAGTTGACACATTTGATGATTAAGGGAGTCAAAGAAAATCAAGTTTATAAGCAAGTTAATAATTTATTAGCATTGGCGGCTCCGCTTTCAGAATCAGAAAAGCTTTTGTTGATTAGCTTTGGCTATGAAATGTCAGCAGCAGATAGCGAAATTGACACCCGCGAGAAAAAATATCTGGATATAGTCGCCAAACACTTAGGCATTAAACCACAACATTTAGTAGTTTTAGAGGCTGGTTTTACTCATCAAATAAATATAGAGCCTATTGCTTTAAATGAAGTACATTTTTTACTTAATCCTGCTCAATTTCAACAACTAGATATTATATTTATTAAGGCTGCAAGTGATATGTTAGCCGCTCTACCTGCTAAATCAGAACACAAAATAACTAAACCGCACAGAAATCGATCTTACGGAGAATTGAAAAAGTTCCAAGAATATCGTAAACAAGTAGATAATTGTTGTTATCAATTATTTCAGATAATTCAAGACTGTACCAATCGTGGCTTCTTGCCTCACACTTTGATAGAGGAAGTAGAGGAAATATCTCAAAAAGTAAAATTTCAGCAATTTAGGTTAGCAGTTTTAGGCGAGTTTAGCCAAGGAAAATCAACCTTACTTAATGCCTTACTAGGTGAAGAGATTCAACCTGTGAGAGAGATTCCTTGTAGTGGTATGGTAACAGTTTTAAAATATGGAACGCAAAAGCGGGTAGTCTGTCGTTATAAAGATGGGCGTGAAGAAGAAATTCCTTTTGAGCAATATCAACTAAAGGCAACAATTTCAGAAGATGCAGCACTTGGATGTCTGAGTGATGAACTAGCACACGATGAAATTGATGAAATTGTTTTTGAGCATCCTGATTTAGAGTTATGTAGCAGTGGAGTGGAAATTATAGATTCCCCAGGATTAAACGAACACCCTGATCGCACCGCCATTACTCAAAAAGTCCTGAAGGATACGGATGCAGTGATATTCCTAACTAATGCCTCGCGTTCTCTAACTCAGCTAGAACGCGACTTACTCCAGGATGTGAGAACTCAACTAAATCATGGTAAAGAAAATGAACCTGCTAACAATCTTTTTGTAGTAGGAAATTTTATAGATTTAGTGCGTACCGAAAAGGGACGTGAGCAAGTGCAACAGAGGATCGAAAGATTTGTAAAAGGTCAAAATCCTATAGTTACAGGTGAAAACCGCGTTCATTTTATTTCTGCTCAAGCTGCGCTGGATGCAATTTTACAGGGAACTGAAGATGACTATTTGAAAGACTTCCAAAATTTTACCCGGTCTATTGAGAAGTTTTTGACGTTTGATAGTGGAATAGTAAAAATTAAGCACTCTATTAGTCAAATAAATAGAGTTGTCGAAAAAGGTTTAGATGGGCTTTATCAATCTCAAGATACTTTAGACAGAAAAATTCAAATTTCTGAAGCAGAAAAACATAAAGTTTTAGAAAAAATAGGAGAAGCCAGTGGGCGCGATGTCAGAATCCGTATATTGGCAGATCAACTTATATACCTAGTATTTGAGCAAATTGCTGAATCTTGGGATGAATGGCGTGAAGGATTAGGCGATCGCCTAGCTAACAAAAGTCAACGTTGGTATTCTGAACACAGTCCTGTTTTTAGCCAGGATAAACTCATCAGAGATTATACAAATCAATTTATTCGAGATTTGTCAACAGAAATCGATGAATGGGGAAATACGAAACTTAAAGAGGTAATTTTACAAGAAAACCTTAAGCATTTAGATATTAGTATTGCTTATGAGCTAGATGCAATTCAAGGCGAATTTAACAGCCTAGACGAGAACATACAAACCAATTTTAGCAAACAACTAAAAATTTCAATTAATGGTATAAATGATGACTTTACTGGTATGGGAGGATTTGGCGGTGGTGTTGGAATAGGTGGTGCTTTGGCAGCTGGATTAATAGTATTTACAGGACTTGGTTTTATTGCCGTAATTGTTGCAAGTGTAGCTGCTGCAATTGCGGGTTCATTTGGTTTTGGGATGCTAGATTTTGATGGAATAAAAGACCAAATAAAAGGTAAAGTTTTTGAACTAGGATTTGAAAAATTCGATGAGTCAATGGATAAAATATCCGAAAAGTTAGATGAAATTGTTGGCTCAGTCTTTGAAAACCGAGTTAAATCATCCAGTAGAGTCATTGCAGAAGCGATAGCACTTTACGAAAACCTCCTAGAACAGCAAGAAAAAGTTCACAACGAAACTCTAGAACAACGCGAGTCTGAAAAAATGTGGATTTACCAAAAGCGCCAAGAACTTGAGCAAATACACAATGAGCTAGAAGTCATTCTCAATAAATGCACTATTGTTTAA